In the genome of Rhodamnia argentea isolate NSW1041297 chromosome 3, ASM2092103v1, whole genome shotgun sequence, one region contains:
- the LOC115756645 gene encoding uncharacterized protein LOC115756645, with protein sequence MRPTKLFLFVILFAIALKSTQAIRPLECEVLDNTTGTPDSRFGREVGTVYGSDMLITATEFVLRTFGQSDTGGRGYDFVLLVVESFYAHDRPYAFATTNGSRILMNADYLQTFPGDMKEEFTGIVYFTSGLVWQWTGNGGAPMGLLTGMADYIRLTAGWGYEGWPRRGSGLRWDEGYAITANFLEYCEGLRQGFVSDLNAMMIDSYSDAYFVEILGKPVNVLWEYYKFEYATPEPAQALEYGSPGPAPAQTFGY encoded by the coding sequence ATGAGGCCTACCAAGCTCTTTCTCTTCGTCATCCTCTTCGCTATTGCTCTGAAATCAACACAAGCAATCCGACCACTTGAATGTGAGGTCCTGGACAACACCACCGGGACTCCGGACTCCCGGTTCGGGAGAGAGGTTGGGACGGTGTACGGTTCGGACATGTTGATAACTGCCACCGAATTCGTCCTCAGGACATTCGGTCAAAGCGATACTGGGGGGAGAGGCTATGATTTCGTTCTGCTGGTGGTCGAGAGCTTCTACGCACATGACAGACCCTACGCCTTCGCAACCACCAATGGAAGCCGGATCCTCATGAACGCGGACTACCTCCAGACATTCCCCGGCGACATGAAGGAAGAGTTCACAGGGATCGTATACTTCACGAGCGGCCTAGTCTGGCAATGGACAGGGAATGGCGGCGCCCCAATGGGCCTCCTAACCGGCATGGCTGACTACATTAGGCTAACTGCCGGATGGGGATACGAGGGTTGGCCTCGGAGAGGGTCGGGGTTGAGATGGGATGAGGGGTACGCGATCACGGCAAACTTCCTAGAGTATTGTGAAGGGCTCCGACAAGGGTTTGTGTCGGACCTCAATGCCATGATGATCGACTCGTACAGCGATGCGTACTTCGTGGAGATACTTGGCAAGCCTGTGAATGTACTGTGGGAATACTATAAGTTTGAATATGCAACCCCTGAACCAGCACAAGCGCTAGAATATGGAAGCCCTGGACCAGCACCAGCACAAACTTTTGGGTACTAA